One Antarctobacter heliothermus DNA segment encodes these proteins:
- the mmsB gene encoding 3-hydroxyisobutyrate dehydrogenase yields the protein MQIGFIGLGNMGAPMAANLAKAGHSVKGFDVAGAQAEGVTQVSSAAEAAQGSEIVITMLPNGEILKSVAAEILPAMDKDAIHLDCSTVDVASARMVAEEATAKGVEALDAPVSGGVGGAAGGTLTFMVGGSDAAFARALPLFDIMGQKAVHCGPSGNGQAAKICNNMILGVTMIATCEAFALADKLGLSREAMFDVVSTSSGYSWSMNAYCPAPGVGPKSPADNDYQPGFAADLMLKDLRLSQQAATDADADTPLGQAAMELYKQFVEDEDGKGRDFSAMLPRFEKRGRG from the coding sequence ATGCAGATCGGCTTTATCGGACTGGGCAACATGGGCGCCCCCATGGCCGCCAACCTCGCCAAGGCAGGCCACAGCGTCAAAGGCTTTGACGTGGCCGGCGCGCAGGCAGAGGGCGTGACACAGGTCAGCAGCGCGGCGGAGGCAGCACAGGGATCAGAGATCGTCATCACCATGCTGCCCAACGGCGAGATCCTCAAATCTGTCGCGGCAGAGATCCTGCCAGCGATGGACAAGGACGCCATCCATCTTGATTGCTCTACCGTCGATGTGGCCTCTGCCCGCATGGTCGCCGAAGAGGCCACAGCCAAAGGTGTCGAGGCGCTGGATGCGCCGGTCTCGGGCGGCGTCGGTGGTGCCGCAGGCGGCACCCTGACCTTTATGGTGGGCGGCTCGGACGCCGCCTTTGCCCGCGCCCTGCCGCTGTTCGATATCATGGGCCAAAAGGCGGTGCATTGCGGTCCGTCCGGCAACGGTCAGGCCGCCAAGATCTGCAACAACATGATCCTGGGTGTGACCATGATCGCCACCTGTGAGGCCTTTGCCCTTGCCGACAAACTGGGCCTGTCGCGCGAGGCGATGTTTGACGTGGTCTCCACCTCCTCGGGCTATTCGTGGTCAATGAACGCCTATTGCCCGGCCCCCGGCGTCGGCCCCAAAAGTCCCGCTGACAACGATTATCAGCCCGGTTTCGCCGCCGACCTGATGCTCAAGGACCTGCGCCTGAGCCAACAGGCCGCAACGGATGCGGATGCCGACACGCCGTTGGGTCAGGCCGCGATGGAGCTCTACAAACAGTTCGTCGAAGACGAAGACGGCAAGGGACGGGATTTCTCTGCCATGCTGCCGCGTTTCGAAAAACGCGGGCGCGGCTGA
- a CDS encoding acyl-CoA dehydrogenase family protein, translated as MDFALSEEQTAIFDMAHAFGQERIAPFAREWEAAGTIPKELWPEIAQLGFGGLYVSEESGGSGLSRLDAALVFEALSMACPSVAAFLSIHNMCARMIDSFASDDFKARVLPKVLTMETVLSYCLTEPGSGSDAAALRTRATRTNAGYSLTGTKAFISGGGYSDAYVVMCRTGEGGPKGISTFYVEDGAEGLSFGALEQKMGWKSSPTAQVQFDDCPVPAENIIGEEGRGFSYAMAGLDGGRLNISASALGAAQNALDLTLQYMSERKAFGKTIDQFQALQFRLAEYETKLQASRIFLRHAAWKLDNKAPDATKFCAMAKLMVTDNAFDVANGCLQMFGGYGYLADYGVEKIVRDLRVHQILEGTNEIMRLIISRQMLAN; from the coding sequence ATGGATTTTGCGCTTTCAGAGGAACAGACGGCCATCTTCGACATGGCCCACGCCTTCGGGCAAGAGCGCATCGCGCCCTTCGCCCGCGAGTGGGAGGCCGCAGGCACCATCCCCAAAGAGCTCTGGCCAGAGATCGCGCAGCTGGGCTTTGGCGGGCTCTACGTCTCAGAGGAGTCGGGCGGCTCCGGCCTGTCGCGCCTCGACGCGGCGCTGGTGTTTGAGGCGCTCAGCATGGCCTGCCCCTCGGTCGCGGCCTTCCTGTCGATCCACAACATGTGCGCGCGCATGATCGACAGCTTCGCCAGTGATGACTTCAAGGCCCGCGTCCTGCCCAAAGTGCTGACCATGGAAACCGTGCTCAGCTACTGCCTGACCGAACCGGGCAGCGGCTCTGACGCCGCCGCCCTGCGCACCCGCGCCACCCGCACCAACGCCGGCTACAGCCTGACCGGCACCAAGGCGTTCATTTCCGGCGGCGGCTATTCGGACGCCTATGTCGTCATGTGCCGCACAGGTGAGGGCGGCCCCAAAGGCATCTCCACCTTCTATGTCGAGGACGGCGCAGAGGGCCTCAGCTTTGGCGCACTGGAACAAAAGATGGGCTGGAAATCCTCGCCCACCGCACAGGTCCAGTTCGACGATTGCCCGGTGCCCGCCGAAAACATCATCGGCGAAGAAGGCCGCGGCTTTTCCTACGCCATGGCGGGACTTGACGGCGGCCGCCTCAACATCTCGGCCAGCGCGCTGGGGGCCGCCCAAAATGCCCTCGACCTGACGCTGCAATACATGTCCGAACGCAAGGCCTTTGGCAAAACCATCGACCAGTTTCAGGCGCTGCAATTCCGCCTTGCCGAATATGAAACCAAACTGCAGGCCTCGCGCATCTTCCTGCGCCACGCCGCATGGAAACTGGACAACAAAGCCCCCGACGCCACCAAATTCTGCGCCATGGCCAAACTCATGGTCACAGATAACGCCTTCGACGTGGCCAACGGCTGCCTCCAAATGTTTGGCGGCTATGGTTATCTGGCAGACTACGGCGTGGAAAAAATCGTCCGCGACCTGCGTGTGCACCAGATCCTCGAAGGCACCAATGAGATCATGCGCCTGATCATCTCACGCCAGATGCTGGCCAACTGA
- a CDS encoding glycosyltransferase, whose protein sequence is MKTAIATSDYFVMGETFINRHIQHLFGGDTCVVCGRFNGEDPLGKPLFTRRAPLTPMDKIRAPFAAAISAARHGTSRLPFGDNLHQLAFFLREQGVQVILAEFGTQALVLAKLGNDMGIPVFTYWRGTDASAALGSKQRIRSYRLMMPRLAGMFSVSQFLLDNLAHHGIRHPNAHVIPSGVDIRRFTPGEKRPGSFLAVGRMVEKKAPHITLRAFAKAAQGRDAHLTFIGDGPLLDDCRTLAATLGVADQVTFTGALPHDQVREHLLTTEVFLQHSVTAKNGNTEGLPTAIQEALACGCITISTHHAGIPEAVEDGVNGLLVQEWDEDGFAARIAQILDTPDRSAMARAARATAEAKFDNDVGLARVEQVIRQTCANT, encoded by the coding sequence ATGAAAACCGCCATCGCCACGTCGGACTATTTCGTCATGGGCGAAACCTTTATCAATCGTCACATCCAACACCTCTTTGGCGGCGACACCTGCGTCGTCTGCGGCCGGTTCAACGGCGAGGATCCACTGGGCAAACCGCTGTTCACCCGCCGCGCGCCGCTCACCCCGATGGACAAGATCCGCGCGCCCTTTGCCGCCGCCATCAGCGCGGCCCGCCACGGCACCTCTCGGCTGCCCTTTGGAGACAACCTACACCAACTGGCGTTTTTTCTGCGTGAACAGGGGGTGCAGGTCATCCTCGCAGAATTCGGCACCCAGGCGCTGGTTCTGGCGAAGCTGGGCAATGACATGGGTATCCCGGTCTTTACCTATTGGCGCGGCACCGATGCCTCTGCCGCGCTTGGCTCGAAACAGCGGATCCGCTCGTACCGGCTGATGATGCCGCGCCTTGCCGGCATGTTTTCCGTCAGCCAGTTCCTGCTCGATAACCTCGCTCATCACGGCATCCGTCACCCCAATGCCCATGTCATCCCCTCCGGTGTCGATATCCGCCGCTTTACCCCCGGCGAAAAGCGCCCCGGCAGTTTCCTCGCCGTCGGGCGTATGGTTGAGAAAAAGGCCCCGCACATCACCCTGCGCGCCTTTGCCAAGGCGGCCCAGGGGCGCGACGCGCATCTGACCTTCATCGGCGACGGCCCCCTGCTGGACGACTGCCGCACGCTGGCCGCCACCTTGGGCGTGGCCGATCAGGTCACCTTTACCGGTGCCCTGCCCCACGATCAGGTCCGCGAGCACCTGCTGACGACAGAGGTCTTCCTCCAACACTCGGTAACCGCCAAGAACGGCAACACAGAGGGTCTGCCCACCGCCATCCAGGAGGCGTTGGCCTGCGGATGCATCACCATCTCGACCCACCACGCTGGCATTCCCGAGGCGGTCGAGGACGGCGTCAACGGTCTGCTGGTGCAGGAATGGGACGAAGACGGCTTTGCCGCGCGCATTGCCCAGATCCTCGACACGCCCGACCGCAGCGCCATGGCCCGCGCCGCCCGCGCCACCGCAGAGGCCAAATTCGACAATGACGTCGGCCTTGCGCGGGTCGAACAGGTCATCCGCCAGACCTGCGCCAACACCTGA
- a CDS encoding carboxylate-amine ligase, with amino-acid sequence MAEPPFSIGIEEEYLLVDRDSCALVEAPDGLMAACAAELEGQVSPEFLQCQIEIGTRPCAGVAEARDDLRRLRGAVSRHAEQHGLSPIAASCHPLADWKNQQHTDKQRYNELDRDLGGVVRRMLICGMHVHVGLEDDPLRADLLAQTSYFLPHLLALSASSPFWQGRDTGLASYRISVFDNLPRTGLPPQFNSWQDFERSTQILVDTGAIEDTTRIWWDLRPSARYPTLEARIMDVQPRLEHALTLAALIQCIMRMLWRLRVRNQRWRLYDRFLIGENRWRAQRYGVSEGLIDFGAAQVVPFDQLAEDLLDLIEEDAVALKCLTEVARVREIVEHGTSADRQRAVYARAEADGADHEGRMRAIVHHLIDEYHADL; translated from the coding sequence ATGGCAGAACCACCCTTCAGCATCGGCATCGAAGAGGAATACCTGCTCGTCGATCGCGACTCCTGCGCACTGGTCGAGGCGCCAGATGGCCTGATGGCGGCCTGCGCCGCAGAACTGGAGGGGCAGGTCAGCCCCGAGTTCCTGCAATGCCAGATCGAAATCGGCACCCGCCCCTGCGCCGGTGTCGCCGAGGCGCGTGACGATCTGCGCCGCCTGCGCGGCGCGGTTTCCCGTCATGCGGAACAACACGGCCTGTCGCCCATCGCCGCCTCCTGCCATCCGCTGGCGGACTGGAAAAACCAACAGCACACCGACAAGCAGCGCTACAATGAACTGGACCGCGATCTAGGCGGGGTTGTGCGGCGTATGCTGATCTGCGGGATGCATGTGCATGTGGGTCTGGAGGACGACCCGCTACGCGCCGACCTGCTGGCGCAGACCAGCTATTTTCTACCACATCTTCTGGCGCTGTCGGCGTCTTCACCATTCTGGCAGGGGCGCGACACCGGGCTGGCCAGCTACCGCATCTCGGTCTTCGACAACCTGCCCCGCACCGGCCTGCCGCCTCAGTTCAACAGTTGGCAGGACTTTGAACGCTCGACCCAGATCCTTGTCGACACCGGCGCGATCGAGGACACAACCCGCATCTGGTGGGATCTGCGCCCCTCAGCCCGCTATCCGACGCTGGAGGCGCGCATCATGGACGTGCAACCGCGCCTTGAACACGCTCTGACGCTGGCCGCGCTGATCCAGTGCATCATGCGGATGCTCTGGCGTTTGCGCGTCCGCAATCAACGCTGGCGACTGTATGACCGGTTCCTGATCGGCGAAAACCGCTGGCGCGCGCAGCGCTACGGCGTCAGTGAGGGGCTGATCGATTTCGGCGCGGCGCAGGTGGTGCCCTTTGACCAACTGGCCGAAGATCTCCTAGACCTGATCGAAGAGGACGCCGTGGCGCTGAAATGCCTGACAGAGGTCGCGCGCGTGCGCGAGATCGTCGAACACGGCACCTCGGCCGATCGTCAGCGCGCGGTCTATGCCCGGGCAGAGGCGGACGGCGCCGATCATGAGGGGCGGATGCGCGCCATCGTCCACCACCTGATTGACGAATATCACGCCGATCTGTGA
- a CDS encoding CoA-acylating methylmalonate-semialdehyde dehydrogenase, with protein MTELTNWINGQHVKSGSGRYSDVFNPATGEVQAKTPLSSVDELNDAVAKAKEAQVAWGNTNPQRRARVMMKFGALINEHMDELAELVSREHGKTLPDAKGDVQRGLEVVEVCMGAPSLLKGEFTDDGGPGIDLYSMRQPLGVVAGITPFNFPAMIPLWKMAPALSCGNAMILKPSERVPSTALRLAELLQEAGLPDGVLQVVNGDKSVVDAILDNEDVAAVGFVGSTPIAQYIYGRAANNGKRAQCFGGAKNHMIIMPDADLDKAADALVGAGYGAAGERCMAISVAVPVGKETADGLIERLIPRVEKLKVGPYTSGEDVDYGPVITAAAKTRIEGLVDSGVNQGAKLVIDGRGFEMQGYENGFFVGPSLFDNVTPDMDIYKEEIFGPVLSTVRADTYEDALNLVIDNPYGNGTAIYTADGDTARDFAHRVNVGMVGINFPIPVPLSYHTFGGWKKSAFGDLNQYGPDAFRFYTKTKTVTARWFSGIKEGGEFNFKAMD; from the coding sequence ATGACCGAACTCACCAACTGGATCAACGGCCAGCACGTCAAAAGCGGCTCAGGCCGGTATTCGGACGTCTTCAACCCCGCCACCGGCGAGGTTCAGGCCAAGACACCGCTGTCCTCTGTGGATGAACTGAACGATGCCGTCGCCAAGGCGAAAGAGGCGCAAGTGGCATGGGGCAACACCAACCCGCAGCGCCGCGCCCGCGTGATGATGAAGTTCGGTGCCCTCATCAACGAACACATGGACGAACTGGCTGAACTGGTCAGCCGCGAACACGGCAAGACCCTGCCCGACGCCAAGGGCGACGTGCAGCGCGGTCTTGAGGTGGTTGAGGTCTGCATGGGCGCGCCCAGCCTGCTGAAGGGTGAGTTCACCGATGACGGCGGCCCCGGCATCGACCTGTATTCCATGCGCCAGCCGCTGGGTGTGGTTGCGGGCATCACGCCGTTCAACTTCCCCGCCATGATCCCGCTGTGGAAAATGGCCCCGGCGCTGTCCTGCGGCAACGCCATGATCCTCAAACCGTCCGAGCGTGTGCCCTCGACCGCGCTGCGCCTTGCCGAATTGCTGCAAGAGGCCGGTCTGCCCGATGGTGTCTTGCAGGTTGTGAACGGTGACAAATCCGTGGTCGATGCCATCCTCGACAATGAGGACGTCGCCGCCGTGGGTTTTGTCGGCTCGACACCCATCGCGCAGTACATCTATGGCCGCGCCGCCAACAACGGCAAACGCGCCCAGTGCTTTGGCGGTGCCAAGAACCACATGATCATCATGCCCGATGCCGATCTGGACAAGGCCGCCGATGCGCTGGTCGGGGCTGGCTACGGTGCGGCTGGCGAACGCTGCATGGCGATCTCTGTCGCCGTACCGGTGGGCAAGGAAACCGCCGACGGGCTGATCGAACGCCTGATCCCGCGGGTCGAAAAGCTCAAGGTCGGCCCCTATACCTCGGGCGAGGACGTGGACTATGGCCCGGTAATCACCGCCGCCGCCAAGACACGCATCGAGGGGCTGGTCGACAGCGGCGTCAATCAAGGTGCCAAGCTGGTCATCGACGGTCGCGGGTTCGAAATGCAGGGCTATGAGAACGGCTTTTTCGTCGGCCCCTCGCTGTTCGACAACGTGACCCCGGACATGGACATCTACAAAGAGGAAATCTTTGGCCCGGTCCTGTCCACAGTCCGCGCGGACACCTATGAGGACGCGCTGAACCTTGTGATCGACAACCCCTATGGCAACGGCACGGCGATCTACACCGCCGATGGCGACACCGCGCGGGACTTTGCCCATCGGGTCAACGTCGGCATGGTCGGCATCAACTTCCCGATCCCGGTGCCGCTGTCGTACCACACCTTTGGCGGCTGGAAGAAATCGGCCTTTGGCGATCTCAACCAGTACGGCCCCGACGCTTTCCGCTTTTACACCAAGACCAAGACCGTGACGGCGCGCTGGTTCTCGGGTATCAAAGAAGGCGGAGAGTTCAACTTCAAGGCGATGGACTAA